The Paraclostridium bifermentans genome window below encodes:
- a CDS encoding RNA polymerase sigma factor, with protein sequence MSSLKYLKISKLVSKCKNGDSQAFSDLYSLTYQKVYFLSLNILKDKSMAEDAVQEVFLIVLKSLDKLESPELFIAWINKITYNYCIKELSKVKKFGEVHSDYVLPTISDNSKGVDPIESYILKESNCELMNLINKLSSIHSTILILKYFDDLKISEIAYVLNISEGTVKSRLSNAKKNLYKLYSEERKANRKMYGFMLFAFFKKASNENLLNLNSSKNILGNVLYKSHFNLGKSFKFKINHKQGMSKTMAVSLTTSIVVSTSVLGIYEITKYDFSNVGNLSSKSNLLYTINISISDTSKITNNPVLVDIQVKDKSLVNDLYIKLGNSEKLFGNYVNQSTYRFKITKNGDYKVFVNFKQHSPLIQEFKINCIDTESPNIINYTYDSDKIIISLKDSSSGIDFNKIYLKDSNEKILNIQSIDKDKGIIVVKISNLPLYLTIYDIVGNKAVYNIKKV encoded by the coding sequence TTGAGTAGCTTAAAGTATTTAAAAATAAGTAAACTTGTATCTAAATGTAAAAATGGAGACTCTCAAGCTTTTTCAGATTTGTATTCTTTAACTTATCAAAAGGTTTATTTCCTATCTTTAAATATTTTAAAGGATAAGTCTATGGCAGAAGACGCCGTGCAAGAAGTATTTTTGATTGTTCTAAAATCACTTGATAAGTTAGAATCCCCTGAATTATTTATAGCATGGATAAATAAAATTACATACAATTATTGCATTAAAGAGCTTTCCAAGGTGAAAAAATTTGGAGAGGTTCATTCGGATTATGTTTTGCCTACGATAAGCGATAATTCAAAGGGTGTTGATCCTATTGAATCATATATTCTAAAAGAAAGTAATTGCGAATTGATGAATTTAATTAATAAGCTTTCATCTATACATTCAACAATACTTATTTTAAAATATTTCGATGATCTAAAAATTTCAGAGATTGCATATGTTTTAAACATTTCTGAAGGTACTGTAAAAAGTAGGCTAAGTAATGCAAAGAAAAATTTATATAAATTATATTCTGAAGAAAGAAAAGCTAATAGAAAAATGTATGGATTTATGCTATTTGCGTTCTTTAAAAAGGCATCTAATGAAAACTTACTAAATTTAAATTCCTCAAAAAATATTTTGGGAAATGTATTATATAAGTCTCATTTTAATCTAGGTAAAAGTTTTAAATTCAAAATTAACCATAAACAAGGTATGTCGAAAACTATGGCAGTTTCACTAACTACCTCAATAGTGGTGTCTACTTCTGTTTTAGGTATTTATGAAATCACCAAATATGATTTTTCAAATGTAGGTAATTTATCTTCTAAATCTAATTTATTATATACTATAAATATATCAATAAGTGATACATCTAAAATTACAAATAATCCAGTTTTAGTAGATATTCAAGTAAAGGATAAGTCTCTAGTAAATGATTTGTATATTAAACTTGGTAATTCTGAAAAACTCTTTGGTAACTATGTAAATCAATCTACTTATAGATTTAAAATCACTAAAAATGGGGATTATAAGGTATTTGTAAACTTTAAACAACACTCTCCTCTAATTCAGGAATTTAAAATTAATTGTATAGATACAGAATCTCCAAATATTATAAACTACACATATGATAGTGATAAAATTATAATTAGCTTAAAGGACTCTAGTAGTGGAATAGATTTTAATAAGATTTATTTAAAAGATTCTAATGAAAAAATTTTAAATATCCAATCAATAGACAAAGATAAAGGTATTATTGTTGTAAAAATAAGTAATTTACCTTTATACTTAACTATATATGATATTGTTGGAAATAAAGCTGTGTATAATATAAAAAAGGTATAG
- the srtB gene encoding class B sortase gives MKKIRWIINLLLLIILLFSSYKIINKFVQYNKADKVYDKIYKIKESQQDNNDNSVDLSYINKDYRGWLDVDGTNIHYPIVQSSNNEFYLNKDMDKNYLESGSIFLDYQNDKFNDCNTVLYGHSMRNRTMFGQLKKFKNEDFFNKYKTISISEPDGTVLNYTIFSVYVTDSSNVYNKTSFASKEDFNNFLSKIKKDSLFTSSVNVDSYDKILTLSTCSYEFDNARMVVHAKLNK, from the coding sequence ATGAAAAAAATACGATGGATAATAAACTTACTACTTTTAATTATACTGTTGTTTAGCTCTTATAAAATAATAAACAAATTTGTACAGTATAATAAAGCTGATAAAGTATATGATAAAATTTACAAAATAAAAGAATCACAACAAGATAACAATGATAATTCAGTAGACTTATCTTATATTAATAAAGACTATAGAGGGTGGTTAGATGTAGATGGTACAAATATTCACTATCCAATAGTTCAATCAAGTAATAATGAGTTCTATTTAAATAAAGATATGGATAAAAATTATCTAGAGTCAGGATCTATCTTCCTGGATTACCAAAATGATAAATTTAATGATTGCAATACAGTACTTTATGGACACAGTATGAGGAATAGAACTATGTTTGGCCAACTGAAAAAATTTAAAAATGAAGATTTTTTTAATAAATATAAAACTATATCTATATCTGAGCCTGATGGTACTGTTTTAAACTATACAATATTTTCTGTGTATGTAACTGATTCTAGCAATGTTTACAATAAAACTTCATTTGCTTCTAAGGAAGATTTTAATAATTTTTTAAGTAAAATAAAAAAAGATTCTTTGTTTACATCTTCAGTAAATGTTGATTCATACGATAAAATTTTAACCTTATCTACATGCAGTTATGAGTTTGATAATGCTCGAATGGTTGTTCATGCAAAACTTAATAAATAG